In Stigmatopora nigra isolate UIUO_SnigA chromosome 5, RoL_Snig_1.1, whole genome shotgun sequence, the genomic window CATTGAAACAGAACTTTTGCGGGATTACAAGTTTGGACAACAGCAACTCATCGAGATTTGGGGACATGCCTGTGCACTTGCCATCTCTAAGGtttgtcatttattatttttctgtagAGGTCCAAAACCATAAAACCCTAGCCAAAAAGTTATAAGATATAACATCATAAAACCATGTGAGTAATTgctttccacatttttttttaaccagaacTCATTATAATGTACTTCACACTTTTCTATTATTAATGACCTTGTCCCAATAAAACTGCAAAGGTAAATATTTCCAATGGAGAAAGTCAATGATTTGGTTGGACAAGTTGTACGCCAATTAATAACTTAGATGTGGTCATGCTAAGAATTAACGATTCATATTTGAATGTTCATTTGTGTCAAATATGGAAAACCACATAAAAAGTGTACACTTGTCTTGATGATTAAAGCCTAAATGAAGATCAGATGTTCTActaaagttgacatttttcatcatATTTCCCTATCAACCACTGTACTCTATGAGGTTTGGGTTTGGTACCAAATCTAAATCGATTTGGAACTGGTTTCGAAGCAACTAGTGACCACCAGACATAATATatctgattttttatttattttttgccgtTCCTGCCTTTTCCATGAAGAAGTTTTACCTCATTGGTGCTTATTTATGAGTGAACTCCAGAGTCAATCAGTTCAAGAACTGGGAAAGTTCTAAAAGGTACTGAGCAGAAACTGATATTAGATAAAAACCCAAACAACATcatcacaaaaaagaaaaatcaaatgacCTTTTGACCCCTCCCTCCATTCagactaaaaaaatgtccaattgccTCATTCCACGTGAAAccttcaaaagaaaataatctaaACACCACCAATCAAAAGAAACAAAGCAACAATAGAAGTGAATGCAATCAGAgtggcatcatcatcatcatcagtcaGGAGCAAAGACAGGAAGTCCTCCGAGTCCAACCGCCGCATCCACTTCCCCTTTTCATCCCGATCCAGTAGCCAAAATCGTCAACCGAGCCCGACTGAACAAACACAGTCGGACTACCGCCTGCGCCTCCGACCACAACGCGCCACCGCTCACATGACATCACCGTTATTTGAAGACAATTACagtggagagaaagagagagagagatgcgaGACGGTCCGATTTggccctgcttggctgccgaacTACTGCTGTTACTGTGTCCAGGAATACCACCACACCAATAACACACGTTTGTACACCTTAGCTTGCCAGACAGATTATAGGTTCTCTGTAAGTCAATCCCTTTCCCCCCACCGCCCGCACTCAGCAGAACCAGACGGCGGGCCTCTGTATCGGTCTGAGACCGTTCATCACCTGAGTCGAGACGGGAGACATTGTGTAGCTCCACAGTCGTAAATCTCCACTTTACACCGACTCACGGGTTATACGTTCTCATATGAACGCTTGAATGACGACCATATTTGTTATGTTAGGAGGCagagagtgtttttttttacgccGACGGTTCGGATTGGCGGTTAAAACGCACGTGAGGTATCCCCACGACGACCATCTCGCCGGCATTCCGCTCTTCTTTTCATGTTCTCATTGAGGACTCGTTAAGATACCCCGTCAGACACGCACTATCGTAAAACAAAACACCTTCTTCTGGTTTGAACCGCAGATACGTGATTGTGTGTTATTTTTCCCAAAGACTAATCTGTTTTCCAGCTGGCTGTTCTCACATCTACCTGGAAACCGCTTTGACATGTGCAGGAATATGTGCCACCACATGGCTTTATTACTATAAAACACTTCCACAattctattaccgtattttcacgactataaggcgcaccctcaacgtatgacatttttccatatataaggcgcactgtctattttggagaaaatgtaagacttttaagtgcgccttatagtcgtgaaaatacggcaattgctattgacttccaggtatgaagcactcgctacacagtcacctctagagccagccattgttgatgttttggatttttttgtataaaatcttgcagtgggggaggagctatatgatggaagattttgtaaactaagatggccgatctgcatatttaacagtattgtttcagttcaggcgtttttgtttttttggagaaaatttaagacttttaagtgcgccttatagtcgtgaaaatacggtaagtttaaTGAGTACTCTACTTTATATAATAAACGAGTCACTGGAGTTTCTGATTTGGCTGAAGagcgtgggttcaattcccgttCTCTATATGTACCCTCTTCAAAACTGAAAACTAGTTCATGTTGCCTTTCACCTCAAGTCAGCTACAAATAGACTACAACACCCTTTTCATCCAATACTCAAACAAACTACTATATATTTCCAATATATTGTACACTATGCCTTCATCTGATGCTGCTACAGTTTGTGAACTAGTTCACATAAAAGTATCCCAAGCCACAACTGGCTCATCCTCAGTTTCTGATCATCATCTCAGCAGACATTAATCATACATCTCTCTCCACACATTCTTCCTGTATGTATGTGAActgttatttattcatattactATATTTCTCGTTGCCAAAGTAGATAAAGATCTGTTCTACTCTATTCTAGCCATCACATTGTTGCCTGCCATATTTTTTTACGACATGAATTTTTGATCCGGTATCTACACAACaagcagtatatatatatactaaaacCACCCTATTGTGAGGGTACATATACTTTTATCCTAGAGATGTCACGTCTGGTATGTTGGTGGGATTTTATGAGTACAGATCACATACATAGTACATAGTTTAAAACTCCTATAAGTCCCAATGGCTCCAAACTGCATTCTTCTTTCTATTTTTCTCCCGTATAAGCCTTGTTTCTAAGCTTCAgctttctatttatgtttttcttccAGGCCTATCCTCTCAACTCTTTAGCTAAGAAACAACCTACAGTTCTGGTTATCTGTGGGCCGGAACAGAATGGTTCCATTGGCCTGGTGTGTGCACGACACCTGCGTATGTTTGTAAGTacgaaaaaaacacacatgcatacaacaGAAATTGACATATCTTCCTTTTATGtagtttattattaatatagagTAGTGATCACATTTCTGTAGTTTGCCTTATAGAGCGTATAGTCGGGTTTTCCTCCATTTCTAAGCTACTTAGACACAGGATTTATCAAAAAGTGGCTTGGGGTTTCCTGTTTCATGCATCACAAACTCTGCGAGGcattcaagaagaaaaatatttacaacGCTAATTAGCATCGATGCACCCAATGGGTTTATtgcattatatattttaaatcaacattatgacgggcattttttttgttcagactTTATAAAAGGGATTAAATATTCCTTAAGCTCATTTGTAGGGGGGGGGACCGAGTTGTTTGACACAAAGGTTGGTTGTCACGCTTGCTATAAGTTGACCAGAAGAAGGTGGCGCTGTTTGATATCATTATTTGTggcaaaaataaaactacattGTAGAGCAAGGGTCataaactattcatattttcaaacattattccttgagagccatactcagaatttaaaagtaaaaatacatgaaaatgtgagcatttattattcatttcaccaatttgaaagtgaaaaaaaagtaaattattttcagaacattatttcactgttgctaatcaatgagtatcaatgagagtagagatgcatgcagaagagtctaatgaagaaaaataagatttaaaaaggcggagagccatatacacccatcaaaagagccacatttggctcctgagccataggttccctacccctgttgaccaaaataagcatttttaagcacatttttaaatgttaaagttTTCATGGGCTCTTGAACAATAGTTTTTTGTTATGAAAGCATAACTATTAAAaagttggaggaaaaaaattatatcttttcacattttttaatccagccAGGTGTTTTTAGCCCAAAATATGAGTCTGGCTTTGTTACTACATCATAGCCAGttcaaatacttttttattGCGTCTCTGTAAAGGGCCCCGGTGAACTTATTTCCCAACACCTAGAACAAACTGTTCTAAacaatcaaaataaaagtaaactTTTGACACGCATCATAATTAACGAGCAGTCCCGGGGAATATAATTGGAGCTCCCGTAAAGGTCTTTTTAAAAGCAGTTATCCCATTACTCTCTCGGCAAGGGTCCTCAGACAGTCAATGACATCACACTGTTGTTACTCTCGTTAAGACGGCCTCAACATGATGTCATAAGCGTcacgtcgcgtcttgcgttctCTAACATTTCAAGACAAACTATTAGTTTTGGAAAGCAATTTAAGGATACCAAAGACAAAAGTGAAAACGGATATGGATCTTTACCACATGCCTGTCTCCTAACCACAATTTATAGTTGGTTAGAGCTGTATCAGATAGGCTATGAAAAATGCAGTACATTACACCACAAATGTCAACTCTTCCAATTCGTTGCTTAAATTGCCATCATTTCGTactcaatttcatttttttaaaaaaatcgttTTTCAatggtagcattttttttttttttgcccctttgGGATCATCGCACTCGTTTTTCTCGGAGTTGAGAAACTTGATCAGTTTGGCCTGAGTTTGTGTTGCTTTTGGCGTTTTGTGATCCATGTCAGCTGGAAGACATACTGTGGCACACGTGAGCCttaaaaaataacctaaaaaaaaagaaaaacaccataaagggtttgtgttttttttagtggcTGAACTGTGAATGTGATAAGAAAATTGTGCTGACTTGTCACTTGTAAAATGACTTAAGGATATTTGCAAAATGAGCTCAAGCCACATCAttactcatcttttttttccccctacttttttttttaaacctcattTATTTCCTGCGTAATCAAAACTGAGAgttgtcatcatcatttttcATGCAGCTCAATAGTACCATGaactttttgctcattttattGTGGTTTTCCTACTGTAGAACAGCGTTTGAGAaccttttttgacgaagagagccacaaacaattcatattttccaatattatttCTTGTCAGCTATACTGcaaatttaaaagttaaaatacatacatgtaaactagtgccttttcaattttttttgtaatttcacccatcaaaagagccacatgtggctcctgagccataggaatgaagattaaagcagtactagatgtaatatctcagttctataACCagaaatttccatattttatctccCAGGTTAGCAAAAAGCCAAATGCACCCatccaaaagagccacatgtggctcccgagccataggttccctactgcaaaaaaaggaagaagattaaagcagttctagatgtaatatctcagttctatcACCagcaattttcatattttatcttcCAGGTTAGCAAAAAGCCAAATGCACCCatccaaaagagccacatgtggctcccgagccataggttccctactgcaaaaaaaggaagaagattaaagcagttctagatgtaatatctcagttctatcACCagcaattttcatattttatcttcCAGGTTAGCAAAAAGCCAAATGCACCCatccaaaagagccacatgtggctcctgagccataggttccctactgcaaaaaacccaaagaagattaaagcagttctaaatGTAATATATCAGTTCTGTCTCCATCGATTTACACATTTTAGCTCCCAGGTTAGCAAAGAGTCAGATGCACCCAccaaaaaagccacatgtggctcccgagccataggttccttaccCCTGCTGTAGAATATAGACACTGTATATATGAGTTCACTTTTTTACAACCTCCGTGACTTCCAAAGGATTTAAATAATGAAACATCCTCAGTATATTGCATATTTCTCACAGGGTAAAATGGTATTGGTCAAATGTTTGTAAAAAGGCCCCTTCGGCAGGATTTTCATTCTCGCATAGAATTCTTATagttgattgtttttcttttaagccCCTTTGGTGGCCCCCCCAAATGCATCGTCTCGGTTAGTGAGTGAAGCGGTAGAGCAAAGCAATAATCCTGGATTTGCTTTGGGAAGGATGGAGTTAGCCGGCCGACTaggaaaagaaataattaaCTTATACAATCTCTTGACAGTCATAAACAGGATATTAAGCTACTTTATTTTAATGACTGGTTCCCCTAAAGTTGTATTGTTTTCCCGAatagacaaaatatatatatggaatGCGTAAAAGCAGTATTTTTGGGAGTAAAATGATACAGATATTGATTTTAACTAAAAGTAATTTtggatattattaaaaaaacatggacaatGATACCATACATTAATTTGTTTAAACTGAACAAAACAAGGAATCTATTGCTCTTCTCAAAGAAATCTAACTCAAATCTTTACCTCATGGTTGAGTGTTTTGTACATTTGATTTACTatgtcttgcatttttttctttacttcaacatttttttctgaaattctGCCAAAAGTGACGTTATTTGCTTCTCTTTTAAACACAACCCTGCACACGGTCTCTTTCTTTAAGTTTattacagataaaaaaaaagatctatctacaaaaaaaagatctatCTACAAGAGCCAAACTCCTGCTCATCAAACAATCATAAAGTGATTAGagtaaaacccacaaaagcccaaATTCCATCCACCTGAGATCAAACCCTCGAGCCCAGAACTGCGAGACTGACATGACACCCACTGATCCACCTTGCCGCCTTAACCAAGATAATAATTGTGGACTGGTTTGACAAGATTGGACACCACGTGACTATTACACATGTTGTTATTTTGCTACAAGTACACATTTCTCTTATTGTGGTGATAGTCAACATGCATGTTTCAAGATTTGCGGAAAGGTGAAAGATCACAGGTGCTTCCTGAGAAACATGACAGATCTTTGGTTTTGTTGCGGGGCATCTGGAGTTCTACTCTCACATCTATAAGGCAGACGTTCACTCGGGAAgcagacagcaaaaaaaacgcAACCGCCGAACATCGGTGGATGTACGTGTCTCTCTCGCTAACGACCCAAGTACACCGTGCCATTTGTCAAAGAAATCATAATGATGACAGACTGTTAACTTAATGATGTAACTTCCTGACTCTATTTTGGTCttttgatcctttttttttttactttcaggaATATGAGCCCACCATTTACCACCCAAAGCGATCCCCTCAAAGTCTACATCAGGATTTTACTATTCAATGCGAGAAGATGGATATCCCTTTCCTCTCATATCTCCCCACAGAGGTCAGATGATGATATTCATGGTGTAATGTtattaaaattcaaccattaaatataccgtatttttttacgactataaggcgcacttaaaagtcttaaattttctccaaaatagacagtgcgccttataatctagtgtgccttatatatggtaaaaaacagaaaatcaaaaacgaaaaaccaccactgtcggatattaaaaaaaacacaattgcctgaactgaaacaatactgttaaatatgcggatgccatcttagtttacaaaatcttccatcatatagctcctcccccactacaagattttatacaaaacaatccaaaacatcaacaatggctggctctagaggtgactgtgtcaTTACATTATCACATAGTTCCCATTGTACTTCACTCCTAATCCCCAACAATCTTTTAATGGTGATTTTACACactttttaaagaaacaatTGAGTTTAATTCCAAGGCACTACTTACTCTAATGCTCTGGAAATATTTCGGCCtacttctttaaaaaatgtacatttttctttttcttttttgtggaTAAATGTAAAAACCAAAGAATTTCCATTCTAACCTCCTTCTGTAACGGATTCTCTTAAAGAAATAAGTCGTTCACCCCTAAGGGAAGATTGCTTTTCACAGGTTCAGCTCATAAACGATGCCTACAACCTTGTCATCGACGCCATGTTGGGCCCTGAGGACGATATCGTTGACATTAAGGAACCCTATGCAGGGATTCTGGTGACCCTGAAGCAAATCAAGGTCCCAATAGCCAGTGTGGATGTTCCCTCGGGTGAGTATTAAACACAGAACAGCCTCCAGGTATCTGATATTCTTTTCTCAATCCGGAAACGCACATTTTAGGAAAAAGTCATGGTTTGTTCTGGTTGCAAACTATCACTTTCTCATGTTGTTCTTCAGGTTGGGATGTTGAAGAAGCAGGTCAGGATGGGATAACCCCAGAAGTCCTCATCTCCCTGACTGCACCAAAGAAATGCGCCATGAGTTTTTCAGGGAAGCATTTCTTGGCTGGACGATTCCTGCCTTATGATATCCAGAAAAAATACGATCTCAACTTACCGGAATACCCGGGCACGGACTCTCTCATCGAACTGTAACAATCTGTGAACGTCTTtcgttttttgggttttttttttgcgtcctGCAGATGAGAAACAATAACGTCTCAATCGTATCTGCCGTATGAGGATTAAGTACCTCGGGCTTGtcttttttagacaaaaatttACGGCTTTTCTGTGTCAGTCTCCGCGTAAGAACTGTAGCATTATACATGttggatttatttaacaaaaggaGATTTTTGTTTACCGGAACCAGAACCgtgtagctgtttcatttttatttgtattatagcATTATCTTGATTTGTCTTGTTTGGCCTTGACAAAAACAGTTATTGTTGTCTAATAATAAAacttgaatgaaaaaatatccgTGTTTTAGACATTAGTTTTAATAGAATCAATCAAAAGCTTTAATGGaaatactttttcttcttttttttacttcagcagGATTTATTCTACATTTGGGATATCCATCAAGACACtggaaatggaataaaaaaccaAGGACCTGGACATTCTCAATACTATATTCCAAGAGTTAACACATTCGTTGCTATTGACAGTAACGTCTATCACCacaatgttataaaaaaaaaacatccctatTACTCCTCCCTAGTTGCACTTTTACAGCCACTTTCACTTCTTCCGGTTAATTCCTCCATTACAAAAGTAATTAACTGTCGAAATCTGCCAATTTCCAAatctaaacagagaaaaaacagTCACTATGGAGCATATAACCTCTGgttttgataaaaaaacaacaaccaaaggAGGTTTCATAATGAATGAGGTCATTTGTGTTTATTAAATAAACAGCATGTTAGGTTTAGTTGGGGTTTTAAGGTGTGTGTACTGCTGTCTATGTTATTATTGTATGTAAATTGCCTCTTTTGTCCCTCATGGTTTCCCATCCTTTGCATGATcaggtgtgtgtattttgtaatcAACTCTTTTCTGTCACTTTCAGACTTGTTTGTTTGCCATTCTTGGTTGGATCGTCTGCTTTAACCTGATTTGTCTACAATTATTGTACCTGCCATGCTCCAAGTTCCTCATTTCCTCAGGtcaggtttgtttttgttatttaattctAAGTACTTAATATTTTCTGAAGATCCTGCCTTAGTTATTATGAATGTTATTGTTAGAGCACTTCATTCCATGTCCTTGATTGGTTCCCTTCATTTGGGTCCTTCTATGTTCCACACCCTGTGTCACAACAGGTTTATTTCAATGTTAATGtactaaaatatttatttttaaaagtgtttaaatgTGTAGATGTCAGTACAATACTCAAAGGCCTTTTATTGCTGTCAGGAAAAGCATTCTTGCTACTCCGACATTTTGAAATACCCCGTGTTTATTCAATTTAGTTAAAAAGAAAGACAACATTGACCTATACATCATGTTTAAAATCAGTGGCGGGCACTGTATTTCGCACCTAGGCCTTTATTCATACCTTGTCAGATGCAGTCCAacccctcaaaaactattttatggctctAAAACTGCAGCTATGTCACAGACCCTGACGGCCAACCGCAGTTTGCAAATATTTCTAAACATTTCCCTTAAAAATGTCAAGCTAAATGTAATTTGATGACAAccatgtctttttttcaataagGCCAAATTAGCACAATACACCAGAAAATGGAGACTATGTTTATTTACTATAAACATGACTTCACATAGCATAAGCAAAATAGGCATGTAAATCAATCACTTACAATCCACATTGCTTCGGGCGCGAGGATAAGTGGGTTTATTTATAAAATTTAGTTCTGGAGAGTTCCATAGTTTGAGTCTGTTTACACAGATGGATTTTGGTATATCGATGGGAACGACAAATTAGTTTTTCTAGAACCAATTGGAGGACGCTGCCAATCGTATTTTCCTCATGTAAGAAGATTTTTAATTGCATATTTGCAAGTAAATGATCACCGTCAGACGCTCTGCGGTTTGGGCGTCCGTCGCCATCACCGGCTGCCGAATGAGTTAAAATTTTggaaattttttttcttttcagcatCCACTTCCAGGCCCCCCCCCCTCTTCATGGTGAAGGTCTCTCCCCTCCTTCCCTACCTTACGGAGGACTTTGTTTCCGACTGACCAATAGTGAGCAGCGAGGGGCCGGATTGGCGAGCGCCCACATTGcttcatctttttaaaaaccACCGGCCTACAGACTCCGACAAGAAAACTTTCTGcatcggcggcggcgacgacatCTCTCGACACCTCACGCACCTGAACGGGTGATAGAGAGGCACGATGACGGGATTAAAAACGGCGGCCATCCTACTCTCTTTCCTGGCCACCGTGACTCTGGTTCAAGGTTAGTAGTGTCTGTCAAGATAGGACAATATCAGACAAGGTATGCTTGGTGTTTAGAGTACAGGCACGTGTGCATGCGTGGTACTGCAAAGGACCACCGCCGCGGCTCGTGTGATCCGATATGATGTCACCAGCGCGTTTAACTGACAGGCTAATCTGCAACATGTGCTGATAGAAGAGGAGGTGATCAATCAGGGCAAAGAAacctttttatctttatttttctaaacTTTGAGAACTTATTATGACCTTCTTATGTCTcaggttttcatttttattgcctAATTTGATCAACTGCCTACTATAGCACATAAAGTCCAAAGTGTTTACATGAaggaaatatttagatttctttatGTACTTAAACAATGATATGatataattttatatatgtgtatatgtatatatttatatatgtgtatatatgtgtatagatatgtagtatatatacatgtatatagtatatatacatatatacacatatatactcatgtatacacatttatacatatacacatttatacatatacacatatatacacatatacacacatatatacatatatacacatatacacacatatatacatatatacacacacaaggagttggacaaccattcacacccatacctaggggcaatttagagtgctcaatcaggctaccattcattttttttatgtgggagAAAATTtcggtacccagagaaaacccacataggctcAGGGACAACATAAAAACTCCACAGGTAGACCATCCTGGATTCAaacacaggaccccagagcaATGAGGCCGACGCTATAACCACTCGGCCccataaataattatatatatatatatatatatatatatatatatatatatatatatatatatatatatatatatatatatatatatatatatatatatatatatatatatatatatatatatatatatatatatatatatatatatatatatatatatatatatattttacatataaGTACAGTAGAGGTACTTGGTTGCTAAAATGTCATCTCCATCCAAACTTCAAATTGCATTGGCATCTTTACAGGACATTAACATTAAAATGACCATGAAGTTGGCCTTATTTGTCCTCATTTGACTATTGCAATGTGCCAGTAGTTCCTTCTGTCCTCATTAAGTGAAGCCCATTCTCTCACCTGCTGGCTCCAACTGTGGGGGAAATGAGAGAATGGAATGAAAAGGACAGCTAGAGTCAGTTCAAACATCCATGCATGTTAAAACATTACCTTTTTCATAGCTTTTCGTCATTGTCTTTTCCGACACCTTTGGCTATTTAAAAGTAGTCCTTGCTTCTTGTTCTGCACGGCTTGCACTGTGGCATCACTTTGCCACTTTCCAGAGGCAGTTTGCCTTAATGCTCCTGGTAATTAGACCCTACTGGAAATGGAGGGTGACAACCAGCTGGTAGTTGAGAACCGCATATCAACATGTTGACTTTAATGGATTCCAACAGAATAAGAGAAGCTGGCACTGTTGCAGGAACCAAAACAAATGGGTTTCTGTTTTTATTAACTATTCACTCATGTAGATTTGTCCATTTATTGGGGTGGCAAGTGTATtgtcgtcttttttttttttaacggtaGTGCGGCACTGGACTTTTATTTAGGGAGTGCCAATTTGTTAATGATGttgaaaatacacaaatgcCAAAATACATAGT contains:
- the yjefn3 gene encoding yjeF N-terminal domain-containing 3; protein product: MEKMNHSSAEAETETIEPLRYLSKGEASAIETELLRDYKFGQQQLIEIWGHACALAISKAYPLNSLAKKQPTVLVICGPEQNGSIGLVCARHLRMFEYEPTIYHPKRSPQSLHQDFTIQCEKMDIPFLSYLPTEVQLINDAYNLVIDAMLGPEDDIVDIKEPYAGILVTLKQIKVPIASVDVPSGWDVEEAGQDGITPEVLISLTAPKKCAMSFSGKHFLAGRFLPYDIQKKYDLNLPEYPGTDSLIEL